One Thermosphaera aggregans DNA segment encodes these proteins:
- a CDS encoding YunC family protein, with protein MAGEVVRVKEVRHGGRKYLGLEVSLPGSPPLVLLVGESGFAMCGFLDVSAAEKKGVVAVKIPGVGSVEELLEKEIAEATSKAEAKGLRKGVRLKDVLDQL; from the coding sequence ATGGCTGGGGAAGTAGTCCGTGTGAAAGAGGTGAGGCATGGCGGGAGGAAGTACCTGGGGCTCGAGGTCAGCCTGCCAGGGTCGCCCCCGCTGGTCCTCCTAGTGGGTGAGTCAGGCTTCGCCATGTGCGGGTTCCTCGATGTTTCAGCAGCCGAGAAGAAGGGTGTGGTGGCTGTTAAAATACCCGGGGTAGGCTCGGTTGAGGAGTTGCTTGAGAAGGAGATTGCTGAGGCAACCTCGAAGGCCGAGGCTAAGGGTTTGAGGAAAGGGGTTAGGCTTAAGGATGTTCTCGACCAGTTGTGA
- a CDS encoding Lrp/AsnC ligand binding domain-containing protein, translating into MAKSAAIVLIQTEIGAESKVLDELYKMPEVKEAYVVYGTYDVVVKIEAEALEKIREIVTNHVRRLPDIRTTVTMIVVEERIKSSPSH; encoded by the coding sequence ATGGCGAAGTCAGCGGCAATAGTACTGATACAGACAGAGATTGGCGCTGAGTCCAAGGTTTTAGACGAGCTCTACAAGATGCCCGAGGTTAAGGAAGCATACGTCGTCTACGGCACATACGATGTCGTGGTTAAGATAGAGGCTGAGGCGTTGGAGAAGATAAGGGAGATCGTTACAAACCATGTTAGGAGGCTCCCGGACATAAGGACAACGGTTACAATGATCGTTGTAGAGGAGAGGATTAAATCCTCCCCCAGCCACTAG
- the rgy gene encoding reverse gyrase, with amino-acid sequence MLTIALNPLYRNSCPVCGGDLTSRDVEEHGKCPRCRSSLDSSLNVFTLSRIIEDEVGDFEEFFKTVTRGLTPWGAQKTWVKRILSGENTVLIAPTGMGKTTLLIAYAVFASSRGKRILYITPTRALGKQIHARITGDGGGEAVFYDSGLSRKKKQAVLERIVKGDFKILVITNSFLGRNFDLLSRHEFDIVIVDDVDSLLRSEKNILRLLYLLGFSEEVVQLAKKRLQLLWKLMVNKSLNNEESYSSIVKEYLELDARIESSLRTLKRRQLIVASATGRIKGVMGRILKDLLQVDVSGITIYGRDVTDSYLLRSPGEAAGELATLVKALGPGCVIYISPRHPFKQQLVKLSEDLREILEKEGFKTADATPANILKMVGGQVDVLIGSASYYGSSVRGIDAPQSIKYVVFLGTPVFTVSLESFLSNPNMLARILIELAEKTSVKSLRERAYTVRRLVYYLSPGETRLLRNVLTGKIPEEAVKPHEKLYSKYVELKTLYIETVKEVEEYLDANTVLEAGSITLLKNGDAYLAVIPDAMTYIQASGRVSRLYGGRMTHGLSLIVEAPLLSNLVKGLELKLRMINKDLGFKQLGELDLSAEKKAAESTRTRSGEWALKYRSVLIVVESPTKAKTIARFFGKPVSRRIGDVNAYEIPVKIGGEIIDLNITATRGHLYDLTTDPSIDNYGIVVENGLVAPVYETIKRCRVCGTQFTHEASCPRCGSGVFSDQKNVVNALRKLAGEVDEVLIATDPDVEGEKIAYDVYLSVLPVNSNVWRIELHEITLQEFLKSLERKRGVDRNRVLAEIYRRSLDRLVGFSLSQDLWSRFGKKYLGAGRVQTPVLGMIIQRYREYVEGKCRKIELELGEPLNTKYSVCVDKDSSLAEEVGKAGKILLRKEGEEVVEVSPKPPYTTDEFLVDAARRGIPVSLAMKIAQELFEAGLITYHRTDSKYVSATGVSIASKYLAAKNLKSLHRPSHWGEPGAHEAIRPVYPYDTDDLMKAFTEGLIPLTIPLTGLHYSLYDMIFKRFVASQMKPFKAVKSRFTLWVNNTALGAMEVYTRIVEDGFNLVAGVKTHGGLENVREAEVLVKQVKTSISSRTFLYSEGDLVALMKKTGIGRPSTYSKIISSIEKHGYIVKSRKKLKLIPTKTGIMVYNYVSTAYPDLTSVELTRRMEELIDEISTGRLSAAEVIIDLMQSLSTRSLMPVKTLSTFS; translated from the coding sequence ATGTTGACGATTGCTTTAAACCCGTTGTACAGGAACTCCTGCCCTGTCTGCGGTGGAGACTTAACTTCGAGAGATGTTGAAGAGCATGGGAAGTGCCCGAGGTGCAGGAGCAGCCTAGACTCATCCCTCAACGTTTTCACCCTGAGCAGGATTATCGAGGATGAGGTAGGGGATTTCGAAGAGTTTTTCAAAACAGTAACCAGGGGGCTTACACCCTGGGGGGCTCAGAAGACATGGGTTAAGAGGATACTGTCAGGCGAGAACACTGTGTTAATAGCCCCCACCGGCATGGGGAAGACCACGCTCCTCATTGCTTACGCCGTGTTCGCCAGCAGCAGGGGTAAGAGAATCCTGTACATAACCCCGACAAGAGCCCTGGGCAAGCAAATACATGCTAGGATAACCGGGGACGGCGGCGGGGAAGCCGTTTTCTACGACTCAGGCCTGTCGAGGAAGAAGAAGCAGGCAGTCCTGGAGAGGATTGTTAAAGGAGATTTTAAAATACTCGTGATAACCAACAGCTTCCTTGGAAGAAACTTCGACCTTCTCAGCAGGCACGAGTTCGACATCGTCATCGTTGACGACGTGGATAGCTTGCTGAGGAGTGAGAAGAATATTCTGAGACTACTCTACCTCCTAGGCTTCAGCGAGGAGGTTGTCCAGCTGGCGAAGAAGAGGCTGCAGCTCCTGTGGAAGCTCATGGTTAACAAGAGCTTGAACAATGAGGAATCCTACTCCAGCATTGTCAAGGAGTACCTGGAGCTCGACGCCAGGATTGAGTCATCCCTGAGAACGTTGAAGAGGAGGCAGCTCATCGTTGCCTCGGCCACCGGGAGGATTAAAGGGGTGATGGGAAGGATCCTCAAGGACCTGTTGCAGGTGGATGTTTCAGGGATAACCATTTACGGGAGGGATGTAACGGACTCCTACCTGCTAAGGAGCCCGGGCGAGGCCGCGGGGGAGCTTGCCACGCTGGTTAAAGCCCTGGGCCCCGGGTGCGTGATCTACATATCCCCCAGGCACCCGTTCAAGCAGCAACTGGTTAAGCTCTCCGAGGATCTCCGAGAAATTCTCGAGAAGGAGGGTTTCAAAACAGCTGATGCAACCCCTGCCAATATTTTGAAGATGGTGGGCGGGCAGGTTGATGTTTTAATAGGGAGCGCGAGCTACTACGGGTCCAGCGTCAGAGGAATAGACGCTCCCCAGAGCATAAAGTATGTTGTCTTCCTTGGAACACCTGTCTTCACGGTGAGCCTGGAGTCTTTTCTCTCAAACCCGAACATGCTTGCGAGAATCCTGATAGAGCTTGCTGAGAAAACCAGTGTTAAATCACTAAGGGAGAGGGCTTACACTGTTAGAAGACTAGTATACTACTTATCGCCGGGCGAGACAAGGCTGCTACGTAACGTGCTAACCGGTAAGATCCCTGAGGAGGCTGTTAAACCCCATGAGAAGCTCTACAGCAAGTATGTTGAGTTGAAAACCCTCTACATCGAGACAGTTAAGGAGGTGGAGGAATACCTGGACGCTAACACGGTCCTGGAAGCAGGATCCATAACCCTCTTGAAAAACGGGGACGCCTACCTTGCAGTGATCCCGGACGCTATGACCTATATCCAGGCCAGTGGAAGGGTGAGCAGGCTCTACGGCGGCAGGATGACCCACGGCCTATCCCTCATCGTTGAAGCACCCCTCCTATCAAACCTTGTGAAAGGCCTGGAGCTGAAGCTCAGAATGATCAACAAGGACCTCGGGTTTAAACAGCTCGGGGAGCTCGACCTCTCCGCTGAGAAAAAAGCAGCTGAGTCGACGAGAACAAGGAGCGGGGAGTGGGCTTTAAAGTACAGGAGCGTGCTAATCGTTGTAGAATCCCCGACGAAGGCTAAGACGATAGCGAGATTCTTCGGGAAGCCCGTGTCGAGGAGGATAGGGGATGTTAACGCTTACGAAATCCCCGTGAAGATTGGCGGGGAAATAATCGACTTGAACATAACGGCTACCCGGGGCCACCTTTACGATTTAACCACCGATCCCTCCATCGACAACTACGGGATCGTTGTTGAAAACGGGCTGGTAGCACCGGTTTACGAAACCATTAAGAGGTGCAGGGTGTGCGGGACACAGTTCACCCATGAGGCTTCATGCCCCAGGTGCGGCAGCGGGGTTTTCTCGGACCAGAAGAACGTTGTAAACGCGTTGAGAAAGCTCGCGGGCGAGGTTGACGAGGTGTTGATTGCAACAGACCCTGATGTCGAAGGGGAGAAAATAGCCTACGATGTCTACCTCTCAGTACTCCCCGTTAACAGCAACGTGTGGAGGATTGAGCTCCACGAGATAACCCTGCAGGAGTTTCTCAAATCCCTTGAGAGGAAGAGAGGTGTAGACAGGAACAGGGTTCTCGCTGAGATCTACAGGAGGAGCCTTGACAGGCTGGTAGGGTTCAGCCTCAGCCAGGACCTGTGGTCAAGGTTTGGGAAGAAATACCTGGGGGCGGGCAGGGTTCAAACCCCTGTGCTGGGAATGATTATCCAGAGATACAGGGAGTATGTTGAGGGGAAGTGCAGGAAGATTGAGCTCGAACTAGGCGAGCCCTTGAACACCAAGTACTCGGTCTGCGTTGACAAGGATTCAAGCCTGGCCGAAGAGGTTGGGAAAGCTGGGAAAATACTGCTGCGGAAAGAGGGCGAGGAGGTTGTCGAGGTTTCTCCGAAACCCCCCTACACGACCGATGAATTCCTGGTTGACGCTGCCAGGAGAGGGATCCCGGTCAGCCTTGCAATGAAGATTGCTCAGGAATTGTTCGAGGCAGGCTTGATAACGTATCATAGAACAGACAGCAAGTACGTGAGCGCGACAGGGGTTTCAATAGCTTCGAAATACCTTGCCGCGAAGAATTTGAAAAGCCTTCACAGGCCGAGCCACTGGGGGGAGCCCGGGGCTCATGAAGCAATAAGGCCTGTCTACCCTTACGATACCGATGACTTGATGAAGGCTTTCACGGAAGGGTTGATACCGTTAACGATTCCCTTAACAGGCCTCCACTACAGCCTCTACGACATGATTTTCAAAAGATTCGTGGCAAGCCAGATGAAGCCTTTCAAAGCGGTTAAATCCAGGTTCACCCTCTGGGTTAACAATACTGCGCTGGGAGCCATGGAGGTTTACACCAGGATAGTTGAGGATGGGTTCAACCTTGTCGCAGGCGTTAAAACCCACGGCGGACTCGAGAACGTTCGGGAAGCCGAGGTCCTGGTGAAGCAGGTTAAAACGTCGATCTCCAGCAGAACATTCCTCTACAGTGAGGGAGACCTTGTAGCCTTGATGAAGAAGACAGGTATTGGCAGGCCGAGCACCTACTCCAAGATAATATCCAGCATTGAGAAGCACGGCTACATTGTCAAGTCGAGGAAGAAGCTTAAGCTGATACCGACTAAGACGGGGATAATGGTTTACAACTATGTTTCAACAGCCTACCCGGACCTGACTTCCGTCGAGCTTACCAGGAGGATGGAGGAGCTGATAGATGAGATTTCCACGGGCCGCTTAAGCGCTGCCGAAGTGATAATTGATTTAATGCAGTCTCTCAGCACGAGGAGCTTGATGCCTGTTAAAACCCTCAGTACTTTTTCCTAA
- the pyk gene encoding pyruvate kinase, translating to MKPRVKILATLGPSSGDFETVRRMIREGASGFRINYAHGDARTWDLYVKIVREASAELGETVSVIGDLPGPQVRSGDFEGFSVTRGDQVRLEHASTSSGARTIPVPVRELFISLEPGDVVLYGDGEISLRVLSVDEHSSTLLVLNDGVVKPRKKIVVQGKEISLPMLSGRDVELLNHAVSNQLTYVALSYVRSSRDVELVRNMLRGRSFQPRVIAKIETRSAYLNLKEIAESSDAVLVARGDLGLHFPLEEIPLIQKNIVSVADSLGKPSIVATQVMESMIENPRPSRSDVVDVYNSVYDMVDAVMLTNETAVGKYPVETVKWTRRIIETAESRLDPAIPQRSRRVGTGLMEKYAHGLLSLAESLNAKILVYTKGNTVPPLISKHRPLVPVYVGTSSKVIAEALTIYYGLTPVNLGGAGGDMDYEKGVEELYRVVREKRLIDIGDVVVKAYVKSGTGVHEIIIEEVK from the coding sequence TTGAAGCCAAGGGTTAAAATACTTGCAACCCTCGGACCCAGCAGCGGGGATTTCGAAACAGTTAGGAGAATGATTCGTGAAGGAGCATCAGGCTTCAGGATAAACTACGCCCATGGCGATGCGAGAACATGGGATCTCTACGTTAAAATAGTGAGAGAAGCCTCGGCAGAGCTAGGTGAAACCGTATCCGTGATAGGGGATCTGCCCGGGCCCCAGGTGAGGTCGGGTGATTTCGAAGGGTTCAGCGTTACCAGAGGCGACCAGGTCCGGCTGGAGCATGCTTCCACGAGCTCGGGCGCGAGGACTATTCCTGTACCGGTGCGCGAGCTCTTCATATCCCTCGAGCCAGGCGACGTTGTGCTCTACGGTGACGGCGAGATATCTCTTAGAGTGCTGAGCGTTGACGAGCACTCATCAACTCTACTGGTTTTAAACGACGGGGTTGTCAAGCCGCGGAAGAAGATCGTTGTCCAGGGTAAGGAGATAAGCCTCCCCATGCTCTCCGGCAGGGATGTGGAGCTGTTGAACCATGCTGTTTCAAACCAGCTGACGTATGTTGCGTTAAGCTATGTCAGAAGCTCCAGGGATGTGGAGCTTGTTAGAAACATGCTGAGGGGCAGGAGCTTCCAGCCCAGGGTTATCGCTAAGATTGAGACCAGGTCAGCGTATCTAAACCTTAAGGAGATAGCTGAATCATCCGACGCTGTCCTAGTGGCTAGGGGAGACCTAGGGCTCCACTTCCCGCTCGAAGAAATCCCTCTCATACAGAAAAACATTGTCTCAGTAGCCGACTCCCTCGGCAAGCCCAGCATTGTCGCAACCCAGGTGATGGAGTCGATGATTGAAAACCCGAGGCCCAGCAGAAGCGATGTCGTAGACGTTTACAACTCGGTGTACGACATGGTTGACGCGGTCATGCTTACGAATGAGACCGCGGTTGGCAAATACCCTGTTGAAACCGTGAAGTGGACTAGGAGGATTATTGAAACCGCGGAGTCCCGCCTCGACCCTGCTATCCCGCAACGCTCCAGAAGGGTGGGGACAGGACTGATGGAGAAGTACGCGCACGGCTTGCTGTCACTCGCTGAGAGCTTGAACGCTAAAATACTCGTCTACACTAAAGGCAACACTGTCCCCCCGCTTATCTCGAAGCACAGGCCGCTTGTCCCCGTCTACGTTGGCACATCCTCCAAGGTGATTGCTGAAGCCTTAACAATCTACTACGGGCTTACACCGGTAAACCTTGGCGGGGCGGGCGGAGACATGGATTACGAGAAAGGCGTTGAAGAACTCTACCGTGTTGTAAGGGAGAAGAGGCTTATCGACATAGGGGATGTCGTGGTTAAAGCCTACGTGAAATCAGGAACCGGCGTGCACGAGATAATTATCGAGGAGGTAAAGTAG
- a CDS encoding tyrosine--tRNA ligase: MNVDERLRLATRNTSEVVTVEELRKVFEEKEKPKGYLGFEPSGLVHVGWLVWMFKVRDLVEAGVDFYLLEATWHAYINDKLGGNLELIRKAARYTRIVLEAIGVPEGRVKYVDAEDLASDKDYWGLLLKSAKQVSLARVKRALTIMGRRVDEGETDFSKLIYPLMQVTDIFYLDLDIAVGGTDQRKAHMLTRDIAEKLGLKKPVAIHTPIITGLQGPGGRMESGLEADELAAEAKMSKSKPETAIFVHEDAEAVEAKIMKAYCPPRITELNPVLEINKYLLFQQPGFTLVIERPEKYGGTITVEDYSVLEKLYAEGKIHPLDLKKATASALNKLLDNVRRRISSDPGARSLLEELKTAKVTR, translated from the coding sequence GTGAACGTGGATGAGAGGTTAAGGCTTGCTACAAGGAATACTTCCGAAGTAGTAACAGTGGAGGAGTTGAGAAAGGTTTTCGAGGAGAAGGAGAAGCCGAAAGGCTACCTCGGGTTCGAGCCAAGCGGCCTCGTCCATGTTGGATGGCTTGTCTGGATGTTCAAGGTGAGAGACCTCGTTGAAGCCGGGGTCGACTTCTACCTGCTCGAGGCAACCTGGCACGCATACATCAACGACAAGCTCGGGGGGAACCTTGAGCTCATCAGGAAGGCTGCCAGGTACACTAGGATAGTGCTGGAGGCTATTGGCGTGCCTGAGGGAAGGGTTAAGTATGTTGACGCTGAGGACTTGGCCAGCGACAAGGACTACTGGGGCCTCCTACTCAAATCCGCTAAGCAGGTCAGCCTCGCAAGGGTTAAGAGGGCTTTAACCATCATGGGGAGGAGGGTTGATGAAGGGGAGACGGATTTCTCCAAGCTGATATACCCGTTAATGCAGGTTACAGACATCTTCTACCTCGACCTCGACATAGCCGTGGGCGGGACGGATCAGAGGAAGGCTCACATGCTTACAAGGGATATCGCGGAGAAGCTGGGGCTTAAGAAGCCTGTGGCCATACACACCCCTATAATAACCGGGCTACAGGGCCCGGGAGGGAGGATGGAGAGCGGGCTTGAGGCTGACGAGCTCGCTGCTGAGGCGAAGATGAGTAAGAGCAAGCCGGAGACAGCTATCTTCGTCCACGAGGATGCTGAGGCTGTTGAAGCCAAGATCATGAAGGCTTACTGTCCTCCAAGGATCACGGAGCTCAACCCTGTGTTGGAGATTAACAAGTACCTGCTGTTCCAGCAGCCGGGCTTCACCCTCGTTATTGAGAGGCCGGAGAAGTACGGGGGAACCATCACTGTTGAAGACTACTCGGTACTGGAGAAGCTTTACGCTGAAGGAAAGATACACCCGCTGGACTTGAAGAAGGCTACAGCATCAGCCTTGAACAAGCTTCTCGACAATGTTAGGAGGAGGATAAGCAGCGACCCGGGCGCTAGGAGCCTCCTGGAGGAGTTGAAGACTGCTAAGGTAACCAGGTAG
- the map gene encoding type II methionyl aminopeptidase, with amino-acid sequence MVSDDELAKLLKAGEIAKRVREEAHRVVKPGARFTDVAEHLERMIRELGGSPAFPINIGVNEVAAHYTPVPNDPSVIPDNSVVKIDIGVHVDGYIADTATTVCFNPAMEGLVEAARRALERVVEVFKPGVKASEIGRVVEDTIRSYGFKPVKNLSGHSISAYTIHAGVSIPNFNDLFARFKLDQGVYAVEPFATNGAGLVKDVSLKTIYALKQGKRGRLPPQALKLYDQIYGERRTLPFAERWYLNLASSAEGLKGLLALMERNHLLTAYPVLVEREGGLVSQFEHTFIVLEKEVVVSTL; translated from the coding sequence ATGGTTTCGGATGACGAGCTTGCGAAGCTTTTGAAGGCTGGCGAGATAGCGAAGAGGGTTAGGGAGGAGGCTCACAGGGTTGTGAAGCCTGGGGCCAGGTTCACGGATGTTGCGGAGCACTTGGAGAGGATGATAAGGGAACTGGGGGGTTCCCCCGCATTCCCGATCAACATAGGCGTCAACGAGGTCGCAGCACACTACACCCCTGTCCCAAACGACCCCTCCGTAATCCCCGACAACTCCGTGGTTAAAATAGACATAGGGGTTCACGTGGACGGCTACATAGCCGACACCGCTACAACAGTCTGCTTCAACCCGGCTATGGAGGGGCTGGTTGAGGCTGCTCGGAGAGCTCTTGAAAGAGTTGTCGAGGTTTTCAAGCCCGGGGTTAAGGCTTCCGAGATCGGGAGGGTTGTCGAGGACACTATAAGGAGCTACGGGTTTAAGCCGGTAAAGAACCTGAGCGGCCACAGCATATCAGCCTACACTATTCACGCAGGCGTGAGCATTCCAAACTTCAACGACTTGTTCGCAAGGTTTAAGCTGGATCAAGGGGTTTACGCTGTGGAGCCTTTCGCAACCAACGGGGCTGGGCTGGTTAAGGATGTAAGCTTGAAAACAATCTACGCTCTCAAGCAGGGAAAGCGTGGGAGGCTCCCCCCGCAGGCTCTCAAGCTCTACGATCAAATCTACGGTGAGAGGAGAACCCTCCCGTTCGCTGAGAGATGGTATTTGAACCTCGCATCCTCGGCTGAGGGGTTGAAGGGGTTGCTGGCTTTGATGGAGAGGAACCACTTACTCACAGCCTACCCTGTCCTGGTTGAAAGAGAGGGCGGGCTCGTATCACAGTTCGAGCACACCTTCATAGTTCTCGAGAAGGAGGTTGTAGTATCCACCCTCTAG
- a CDS encoding metal-dependent hydrolase, with product MGIVKYLGHSFFEIVLTGLDDAVKTVLIDPWIENPLSPVKPSEYSERRIDYIIVTHDHGDHLGNAIEVAGHTGAPIVGVYEIALYAQEQGVKAIGGNIGGALAIPDVEIVLTPALHSSNRGVPVGVVVKGRDLTIYHAGDTGLFSEMELIGELYSPDIALLPIGGHFTMGVREAVKAVELLKPKYAIPMHYNTFPLIKADPQVFKQLVESKTSTKVVVLKPGEVFAYP from the coding sequence ATGGGTATTGTAAAGTATCTTGGACACAGCTTCTTCGAAATAGTGTTAACCGGGCTGGACGATGCTGTTAAGACCGTGCTGATCGACCCCTGGATTGAAAACCCGTTGAGCCCTGTAAAACCATCCGAGTACTCGGAGAGAAGGATAGACTACATCATCGTGACCCATGATCACGGGGACCACCTGGGCAATGCTATAGAGGTAGCGGGGCACACGGGGGCTCCGATAGTGGGTGTTTACGAGATAGCTCTTTACGCTCAGGAGCAAGGTGTTAAAGCAATCGGCGGTAATATTGGAGGGGCCCTCGCAATCCCGGATGTTGAGATAGTGTTGACGCCCGCGCTCCACAGTAGCAACCGGGGGGTTCCAGTCGGGGTTGTCGTCAAGGGCAGGGACCTAACCATCTACCACGCAGGCGACACAGGGCTGTTCAGCGAGATGGAGCTCATAGGGGAGCTTTACAGCCCTGACATAGCCCTGCTCCCGATAGGCGGACACTTCACAATGGGGGTGCGGGAGGCTGTTAAAGCAGTGGAGTTGTTGAAGCCTAAGTACGCTATACCAATGCACTACAACACGTTCCCGCTGATAAAAGCAGACCCCCAGGTTTTCAAGCAGCTTGTCGAGTCTAAAACCAGCACTAAAGTAGTAGTGTTGAAGCCGGGGGAGGTTTTCGCATACCCTTAG
- a CDS encoding DUF367 family protein — translation MYAIIYYEDDPVKNTALKMVKAGLARLVDHGFARRGLVVLDPFSPEYLGPWDRGLVEEKGVLVLDASWRLLTPDKFKKLPGAHVKLPPLLPGNPVNYGKPCMLSSIEAVAAAAYITGFTETYEKLLGLYKWMSTFHSLNTELLESCSKAGSREELVRVIREYWGDSPPC, via the coding sequence ATTTACGCTATAATATATTATGAGGATGACCCAGTTAAAAACACAGCGCTGAAAATGGTTAAAGCAGGGCTGGCAAGGCTTGTTGACCACGGTTTCGCAAGGCGGGGGCTAGTCGTGCTGGATCCTTTCAGCCCTGAATACCTAGGGCCCTGGGACAGGGGGCTGGTCGAGGAGAAGGGCGTCCTTGTCTTGGACGCTAGCTGGAGGCTTCTAACCCCTGATAAGTTTAAAAAACTCCCCGGAGCCCACGTCAAGCTCCCGCCCCTCCTCCCCGGCAACCCTGTAAACTATGGGAAGCCCTGCATGCTGTCAAGCATTGAAGCCGTCGCAGCCGCAGCATACATAACAGGCTTCACGGAAACCTATGAGAAGCTCCTCGGCCTCTACAAGTGGATGAGCACCTTCCACAGCCTCAACACCGAGCTGCTGGAGTCGTGCTCGAAAGCAGGGAGCAGGGAGGAGCTGGTCAGGGTAATCCGGGAGTACTGGGGGGATAGCCCGCCATGCTAG
- a CDS encoding TIGR00304 family membrane protein: protein MAALQLLLIGLVLIIAGILVLVYSMIKEGGGRVEAGGLIMIGPIPILVASSRRIGLALLLIAAAVLAVLIVFTAGVAS from the coding sequence ATGGCTGCTCTACAGCTGCTTTTAATCGGGCTGGTGTTGATTATCGCCGGGATCCTCGTCCTAGTCTACTCCATGATCAAGGAGGGCGGGGGGAGGGTTGAGGCCGGAGGGTTGATCATGATTGGCCCAATACCGATCCTGGTCGCAAGCTCGAGGAGGATAGGGCTTGCGCTCCTGCTGATAGCTGCCGCGGTGCTAGCTGTTTTAATAGTTTTCACAGCAGGGGTTGCTTCATGA
- a CDS encoding DUF1512 domain-containing protein, whose protein sequence is MLEIKKSAEWAGMDGDTSSMIMQLIWLIFFFLIITGLNQKIQTKIWIMDIRTKLNVIMSLVEEDRRRVANMLRNLGVAAPDVLINRVVDFFTIEPVEIEPTDIIKRLDHLVRTTDESVKRMVEATVPHVGRYEKTLIESSLSIVGALNTIYKIVRHYLLTGERENNWILIMQLQFQMPMIMKIVNTYHEALDAFSTGKPIGDAAGPLTVHRLIENGQVVSRKVVDETSIIELYYKDRRVFVIKAEGPGSNVGHPGAVLNKLVEDLKGNVDLIITIDAALKLEGEETGSLAEGVGAAIGDPGPEKIAIERAASKYNIPLRALVVKMDLREAITVMRKEIFEACYKAFKYVDKIIEEETKPKATVIVAGIGNTMGVPG, encoded by the coding sequence GTGTTAGAGATTAAGAAGAGTGCTGAGTGGGCTGGTATGGACGGGGACACGTCTTCAATGATCATGCAGCTGATATGGCTGATATTCTTCTTCCTCATAATTACTGGTTTAAACCAGAAGATACAGACCAAGATATGGATCATGGATATCAGGACTAAGCTTAACGTGATAATGTCTCTTGTAGAGGAGGATAGGCGGAGGGTTGCGAACATGCTGCGCAACCTGGGGGTAGCAGCCCCTGATGTGCTGATAAACAGGGTTGTAGACTTCTTCACCATCGAGCCTGTTGAGATAGAGCCCACAGACATTATCAAGAGGCTTGACCACCTGGTTAGGACGACTGATGAGTCGGTTAAGAGAATGGTTGAGGCAACAGTCCCTCATGTTGGAAGGTATGAAAAAACCCTGATCGAATCCAGCCTTTCAATAGTCGGGGCTTTAAACACTATTTACAAGATTGTCAGGCACTACCTGCTAACCGGTGAAAGAGAGAACAACTGGATCCTTATAATGCAGCTCCAGTTCCAGATGCCGATGATAATGAAGATTGTCAACACTTATCACGAAGCCCTCGACGCCTTCTCAACCGGGAAGCCAATAGGTGACGCTGCCGGCCCGTTAACGGTTCACAGGCTTATAGAGAACGGGCAGGTTGTGTCGAGAAAGGTTGTTGATGAAACCAGCATTATAGAGCTGTACTACAAGGATAGGAGGGTTTTCGTGATAAAAGCTGAGGGCCCCGGGAGCAACGTGGGACACCCGGGCGCTGTTTTAAACAAGCTTGTCGAGGACTTGAAGGGTAATGTGGACTTGATCATAACTATTGACGCTGCTTTAAAGCTCGAGGGGGAGGAGACAGGGTCGCTGGCGGAGGGTGTTGGAGCAGCAATAGGCGACCCAGGCCCTGAGAAGATAGCGATAGAGAGGGCTGCCTCCAAGTACAATATCCCGTTGAGAGCCCTGGTTGTTAAGATGGATTTAAGGGAGGCTATAACCGTGATGAGGAAGGAGATTTTCGAAGCATGCTACAAGGCTTTCAAATATGTCGACAAGATCATAGAGGAGGAGACGAAGCCTAAGGCAACAGTGATCGTGGCTGGGATAGGCAACACCATGGGGGTGCCTGGCTAA
- a CDS encoding DNA-binding protein — MEEARLVNIGAKPVEDYVFETILMFQEGSSTVVLKGSGGFVSKAVDVYNALVSRLGDSVELVKVDIGSDRFKGRFKSFIAITVRKKY; from the coding sequence GTGGAAGAGGCTAGGTTGGTGAACATTGGTGCTAAGCCGGTTGAGGATTACGTGTTTGAAACCATCCTAATGTTCCAGGAAGGTAGCAGCACTGTTGTGTTGAAGGGTAGCGGTGGCTTCGTAAGCAAGGCTGTCGACGTCTACAACGCCCTTGTCTCAAGGCTTGGGGATAGTGTTGAGCTGGTTAAGGTTGATATTGGGAGTGACAGGTTTAAGGGGAGGTTTAAGTCATTCATAGCTATTACTGTTAGGAAAAAGTACTGA